AGTTAGAATAAAGAAACTAAGGTGTTGTTTATTTAaggatttaataaaaaaaaattgtgacttaatcaaaaatacctaatttattaagttatttaaattatttgttttttaacttaataaacaaaaaataactatattaatttatttaatctataCAAACATTACACTTTATTATCaatttaaataaacaaacaccataaaatttaatttcaaaCGCGTCTCCAAAAAATAGAAGTGCACACCAGATAAAAATTTGAGACAACAAAAGTACTGTAAAAGCTTCGGATGCCAAATTAttataatcaaaaaaaaaaaaaaaaaaaacactagtGGTGAAACCGTAagatgaaaaaaacaaaagggtctaaatgaaacattagGGGGCAAATTGCTGCTGAAGGAGGGTAGGGAGGAAAGAAACCAATTGACgtcttgtttttattttgtcaaagaagaagaagaccaAATGGAAAACATGGGGCCTTTGATATCAAGTTACCGTACTAAACTGAAACAGACATCGATGTTATGGATTTTAGGTTTCCGAGAAGCTTGCTGTCTTCACAGAGTAGTCATCTACTGTCTCAGgtacaactttatatatatatataatttaaattagGTCTctgctttttatttatttattttgatcatTATATAATGAAAGTATAATATGATACTCCATATAATGTTTGTGTCTGTATGTATAGGTCAAAGCAACTGATGATCCGAACTGGCCAGTGCTTTCTCTTAAATGGCTTCATCTTTTTAGGAAggtaataatttaattatttaattacttGCTATTAGTTGgtgtttgttttttgaaagattGAATTGATaaggtaatttttatttttggttatcgAGGGGCAAGGTACATCGAAAATGTATTCTTAAACTGTTTTCGTTGTAGTTATTGTGTGTATTCGGTTAATTAAGCAACTTTTCGTGTTGTCTGTTTTGATTATGGGGCAACTTATATAAAGGTCATGCTAGCAAAGAATCTTACAAAAGTTCAAATGTTGGTTGGAATTATTTTTTGGTGATCAAGACGGTGAGAAATTGGTTAGCGACTTAACGATTGTTAGTATCTGTATATAGAACCCTAATTCGATTTTAAACCTGTAGAATCTCTCTAGATCAACAACTGATTTAGCAGATCGAATTGATTTGCCCAACCGTGTACTTCTGTGTGAACTTTTCGTTCTCGTTCAAGCTTATGATTTAGAAAACGACGATGTTTGTATGTAGTTAGCTTTTGATCATATGTCATAATAattgaaatttataaaataaatatgtttgtATTTTGAAAATCGGAAGTGCACTTGCttttgtgtgtttgtgtttttttttcttgtatatatttgtattagttGCTATATATTTATCAAGGGTTTATATGATTATTGCAATCAAAAGTAAAATGTTTATCCATAAGTTTCTTAATATCTGTAAAATACTTATACTTTAGTTTCGTATGCTTGCAGTATTTTTATTCTAAGATCTGTAGTCATTCCAGCGCTGCACTGGATATTACCATCTACAACTGTGGAAGGTTATGAAGAGACATGTTCATCGGAGATGCCTATAAGACTGTATGCCCTCTTACGACTCGGACTTTTACAACTTATTTATGTGAGTATACATTTAGAAAGTTTATCAAGCTATGCCTTCTGTTGTCTTtgaaatgtaattttatttgaaaattctTACATTAACATCAATAAAAGCTCTTCAAATGCGAAGTGGCATGTCTTCCACCCACTATCATTCACTGCTAAATAAGTATATTTGTTTGTATTCATCTCTCTGGAAGTCCATTGGGTGAATTTCAGCTATATcatatgagtatatatattgttgttacATGATTTGTTTTCTATACTTCGTACCTCATATCTCTCTAACATCGAGTAAAATAGCTGGATATCTGTGTCCACTAACTTTAAGTAATATACCTGCACCTGGATATTAGCTTGTACTCAGATGTTATTAGGTAAAGCTGTTTGATTCTGGAATAGTAGCATGATCTTTCGAAGTAGATGTTTAATAATGTTTCTCTTCCTTATTTATCATACGAGGCTTAAGCTTTTGGTTTGTATGATCTTTTAGTTGAagtaatattttgattttggttCTCAACAGGCTCTATGGTTCTACCCTTTATACATCTTCAGCTTCATTTTAAGCACTATCTGGTACAATTATTTTCTTCTTAATATCTGTGTTAGTGTGTTTTTTTGTGCCCACACACATGCATGTCCCAATTAATATAATCTTCTTTGATAAGAGCTGATATTCAGTGTATCACTTATCTAGGTACAATGATATTGCTCAGTTTGGTCTTATGGTGACCGGGAAAAATGGACCAAAGAATTCAACTCTATCTAGCCAAAAGGAGCCATCAACTTCTCAAAAGGCAACAAATGTTGACAAACCAACTGACCTCGGCCGGTACTGTTATTCAGATACTAAATATCACGTTAGCAGAAGTCAATCCTTTAGTGTCGCTAATTTAGTTGTTACATTATCATATATCTGCAGGGTTATGATAGGAATAGCGGAACAGGGCTATTCAGTCCTCTTGTTGAGCTTTTTCTTCCTGGaggtgtgtgtatatatataattatatataatataatttgataCATCATGTTGATTGTATTTTTAAATGGCATCCCTTAGTTGACATACTGTCATACTAATAAAAATGCGATTGTAACAGGTCTACCTCACAGGTTTTGTACCATATGTTGGGAAGTTACTCAATTTTGTACTTCTTTCGTGGATGTATGCCTATTATTGCTTTGAGTATGTTTCTACTACTTGGCTGCCATTATATTTCATGAATAGTTCTGCTACTATTAATCAGTGATGGCATAATGGGTGGGTTAATGGGTAGTTTCTGGCAAATGGAGGGCCGTGGGGTTGACTGAAATATTATTCATCCAAAATTGTTACATGTATATGAATAAATTGCATGCCAATATGATTACGAaaattatcttctttttttcatattatatatgttcTTTCTGAAACCATCTTCAAGGTAGCTTAGTGGTAGGGAGTCCTCAAGGTCTCAGAAGAGACCCGGATTCGTACCTCACTCGGTAGTCTAgggataaaaaaaactatactgGTTAGGCCATACATCATAGCCAAAGGTTTTCTGAGTCCTAAGCAGGGATTCTGGATCCCTCTTCGGTTACCTGCTTTATTATGTTATTTCTACTAAACTGATTTAGGCGGTTTTATGCGTTAAAAATATACTTTCATCTACTTCTGACCTGTTTCAGTTGATTTCTCATTTAAGCAGCTAGAGAGAAACTATAACCCGAATCAACCCATCACTTCTACTATTAATGTTGTCTCACTGCATATAATCTCATTGCAACTTTTCATTTCTTAGGTATAAATGGAACTTCTCTGGCCTGAGTCTGGATAAAAGGCTTGACTTTTTCGAGACTAACTGGGCATTCTTTGCTGGTTTTGGTATTTAACTTATGCTTGTCTGAATTTAGTTGTTTTAATGCATTAATTCTTTGCTTTCCAAAAGATAATATgagaaatttgaaatgaaaatgttGATCACATTTCCCCTGAATGGCGTCTGTGTCCACATGTTCAATGACACTCGTATCTAAATATATTGCTTCCTCTAGCCCGAGGTTAATGTTAACTGTTCCTTTATAAGGAAAAGTTTGATTCCAGGATTGCATATCTACCTATTGCCATTACAAAATATTGATACTTAGATCTAGTTTGTGATTAGGGTGTTTTAATCTTTTAGATATCTGACCTAAAGTCAAACATTACCCACTTTTGCCTTGAATGTTGGTATGACCATCACTTGTGTACCGTTATAATTAATTGGGAGCAAAAACCATCAAATGCTGAATTTAATCCTTATGAAgcttaagaatatatatatatatatatatgggttactttccttatttttttatgtgtttgtgATTAAGATGTGACAATGTTATTCACTTGATTATTTAAATTGTTACTTTCAGGATCTCCTTGTGTTTTGGCTATATTCTTCTTTTCTCCTTTGGTGAGTTACGGGGTAATGGCTGTACTCTTTCCACTGGTAAACTCCAACCCTTTTGGATCTCTATATTTTCAGCTTTTCCTAGCACATTatgtacatacatattaagtgaTTAAATCTACGTTAATCAAATATTTCAAGAAGTGGTTACATACATATTCCTGTGTCCCCAGTTTGTCCCTGTGTCCCCAGTAATGCTGACTGTTCCTATGACTGCTGTGACTTAAAACTTCATATGAGATTGTGGTGATCAATTTAATCAAATAGAATATTGGCAGTGGGATGGCAACATAAGCCGAATTAGGTGGTATGGGTAACGGGTTAGTTCGGATTAGGCTGACTTACAAACACTTCTTATATCCGTTCttctttttgatttataaatatttattgtatagcTATAACAATGTAAAGTATTTTTAAAGCCAAAAATTTAGCAGGTTTTATGTATTTGAGTACATTCCCAATGACTTTTTATGTGCTCAACCTATTTGAcccatatgtttttttgttaCTTGCAATAGCATATAATTCATCAGAgaattcaatttcaatataggcaaatatgtatataaatggGTGAAGTTGCCATAAATGGCTAATACTTTGGATTCCAGTTTGTTTTGACTGCAGCAGGCTCAGATGCTGAGAGTGTCGTTAACTCTCAAAAAGAAAATTGGGGAGGTGAAGAATTAGGAAAACTTCCTATATTTTTTGTTGCAGATAAGCTACTGTAAGATTTCTTACCATGCAGAATCTTTCCGATTTTGACATATCAATTGACGACCATTTCGCCGTAGTCTTGTTATTAAGAGGCTGCCTAAAAGTGTCTGGTTACTAAACTATTGGTTTAATCAAGTCCTTCAATCTAGAATTACTAACATTTTTGCACTAGGGCTCCAGTATCCAAATTTTATTCTGGTAGACACCCAAATATACTTTTCTAGATAGCTATTGGTATAGGTGGCAAAAAATGAGCAGGTCGGGCAGGTGGGGTAACTTGACAAAACTATTAGTTTTTGGTGTGGGCGAGGGAACATTTTGCTCGATTTCATTTTGGATGATTAGTGTGACAAATATAAATCACTACATTCTAcggttatattatatatttatatatcaacaATCAACTCTCTTTTCCAAAAAAAGGGTTTAGGGGGTTTCATTTATTCAAATTACACATTTTCTGCAACTTACAACCCATTTAACGTGTATCCCTCAAGgcaatttttattttcctttccCATCTGACCCTTTTGAGATAAAATACAAAGCCATATCAACCCATTTGTAAGTAAATAGGTCAAAATTGGTTTGAAACTTAAAGAGCCTGGGATAAATTGAAATGACTTTAAATTCAGTTGAGTGTGAAGCATTACTAATTTAAGGCTAAATTTTATGCATATGGTAACCATTTTGTCTGTAGGATGCGAATCTTGTCTCTTCTCCCTATGGAATCTCATGCTCAAACATCTGAGAAGAAATCACTCTGAGACTAACCACTGATTCCAAAGACTTCAGAATTCTGAGTGTGCCACCGTCTCTACAAAGGTAACTTTTATGTGTTCATGGCAGCAACCGATCTATTTGTGTGCCTTGTGCTGTACATTTGAAATTGTTTTGTCATGGTGGTGCATTTTGAAAATCGGCAAATGCCTATGCCCCAAGGGTGAGAAATGCATTATTTGTAGAttgtaaatatacaaatatcaaTATTTCTTTAAAGATGAAATTAGGATGTGCATTCACATAAACATTCTAATTTAGTTGCATTGATGTTCAAGATTTGAGTGAAGAGTTTTTTTGTGGTTTGTATGGATGTCTTATTACTTGTAACTTACCCACATGAATCTTTATGGCTGTTTTAACTTCtgcttttttgtattttatataaatattttgtgcAGCGTAAAGGCGagataaaatatcataaatgagGATATCATAATATAGAGTAGTTTTATAGTTTATACTATACAAACTAAACCAAGCATAGCAGTGTACATCATTGCAATCTATAACAGAAGCTTCAAATTAAGGGATGAGATATACATAACTACTAAAGTCTTAATCACTTTTAACTAACGGCAGAATCTATTAAGAATGATCACTAGCAAAACGCTAGAAGCCAAAGAGTAGTGGTACAAAAAAAACAACATGCATCCAAATCGTTGATGGATTGTTCAATAAGCTTGGACCACTGATCTAATCGCATTATTACCAGGTCTTCTCAACTGGTGGCCTCGAGGCTTAATGTGTAGAGTTTTTTCCGGAAGAAGGCCCTTCTTTGGTAGTTGATGAAACGCCAGCATTTGTGTTCGTCTCTTCTTCATGTTTTCGGCATCCTCGTAAGCTTGATGCAGTTTCCTTTTCACAGCTTCGAGTTTTTCTTCAGTCGTCTTTTCAATCCTTTTCGGCATCCTTGCTGCTGCATCTATTATTTGTTTACTTTGTTGATGATGAGGAATCACTAAACTCTCTGTACTCTTTATACTATGTGAAGCGATCCCCGATTGAGTTTTTGCAACCATATTCACTACTGGTTTCAAAACTGCAGGCAACACTACTTTCTTGACCACTACATCCACGGTTTGATTGTTGGCTCGTTGTGTGATGGTTCGGTTTTGTTTTTCCATGGGTTGCTCTAATCTCTTTATTTTGTCTTGAATCAACAATTCCTTTGAATACATATCCTTACTGATCTTCTCTTGATCGATGATCACTTGACCCTTTGCAGCCTTGTTTTCTTCATCTGATAAAGTCTGGTGCACAACACAACTTGCATCATTATTATTCTTGAGCCATTCTTCCACCATATCTTTCCATTCTTTCAAGAGTCTACTCGCGACCTGACCAACTTCTTTGGATGCATGTTTCCGAAGAACGCTAACTGTCTTTCCTATCCCAGTCACCTCCAGAGTGTTCACACTTAACCCCATGTATCGAAGCTTGGTTAACAAGTCACAGATGATTGCCACCGATTCAGATTCGCCTTCAAGAACCTCTTTGATCCTGAAAACCTCAGCAACCCCTTGACGATAAACAATACGAATAGTCGGTCTTTTAGCCTTTGGCAGATCACAAGCCGTCTTTGAAGCCTTTGGGATACTTTGTTTTTGCGAATCATCTTCTTGGGTGTTTTTGTTACACGAATAGAGAGTTTCGATTATTTTGTCTTTGTTATTGCGAAATTCGTCTGGGTAGTCAGTAGCAGCCACCGTGATGGCTTTCTTGATAAACTCAAATATATCGACATTATTCGCATTCCCTAAGTATTCTTCCATCTTCGAAACAATAAATTCTTTCGATCTCTAAAAGGTTTCTTTCTCAAAAACGTATACTACAAAaccaagaaatatatataaacatatatatctgAGTTTATTAATTAACACCTGCTTGCTAATCGTTCAAGTAGTAAATATCACTAGTATATGAATGATGATACGTACCGAAATATTAGGTTTTCGATCGAAATTTAATTGGGAGATAATTAAGTCTATCTTCTAGTAAATACGTATAGTAGGAGTATTTTTGTATTAATGCATTTATTTatggtaatatatatacacgtatatATTTGAAACTTGGAAGTCACGTACTCGATATAATTTAGGAAACAGAGATATGGGATACGATATATGGTAATACGTGTTAGCCGTATGGTTTGTCAAGTCTTTGATAAATTTCCTACTTGCAATTTTGTTTACATGTCCAAGTAATTAATAGAgaagaattattatttttttaaaattaaggtATTTATGGAGAAATTCTAACTTGTACTAAACCCGTTattatttctcaaaattaatacATTATCCaactatctttatttttatatttatttctataataaataaaagagaaaatttcattacatcacCCTATGGTTTGCTATCTTGTCAATTTTCGCCCCcgtactttttattttattttattattacatcaCCTTGTGGTGACTTTTTGCATCATTAGACATCTCTTTAACGGACATTTGTAGTCCTCTGTTAACTTAATCACGTGAGGGTATATTGGTCATTTATCGTTAAacacttcttttttctttttgtattctTTTTCAGATCCACACACAAACCTCGTCGAAACTAACGTTGCCGGAGGTTTTGTTGTTGCTGCAAtcaaaccaccaccaccgaCGAGGAGGTAGGGTTTCGAGTGAAGACGGCGCTGGAGATGCCATTTTTATACAGGACCTTTTTTCCGGTACGGCTGCCATTTTTCAGTTGGTGCCGGAATAGTTCGCCGGCGGAGAATGTTGCATTTCTAGATCTATAACGAAGTCGATAATGGTGAGGTGAAGATAACATATAGTGGCCGTCAAAATCTTTTTCCTTAAATCCTTTtatcaaaattgaaaagtcTTCTCAGTAGGGTGGTGGTTTGAGGGTGGATAGATCTCGTGGTGATGGTGGaatatgaattatatatgtgtttaatttaTGAGTTTATATTTGTTCAGATTTGGTGTTTAAGGTGGAATACTTGTAATGGTAGATTAAAAGTTACCATGTTTTACGTCAACACTGGGATTCTTGATTTTTCCTTTTACTGTTGCTGACTTTTGAATAGCCAAAATGATCTTCTTTAAGTGGtggaaatttttgttttttttaaatgtaattagCTTCTTTTTTCAACAACTGTAATTAGGTTTTCTTTATGTTCATTCTTGCTCATTGTAATATTTGGAAAGAAGATGAGTTTTGATCTgaaaaagagaatgagaaaggagGAGAGAGTGTTTTAAACGGATGACAATAAACGGACGTTAGAGGGAGGGGTACCTAATGAAGCAAAAAGTTACCACAGGgtgatgtaataataataaaaaagtacgggggcaaaaattgataaaatgacaAACCTTAGGgtgatgtaatgaaattttctcaaaataaaaaaaaattgtgataaAATCATCCTTTGGTAAAAAATAGCTCATTTgacatcttaaaaaaaatttcttaaagaaatttttttttcatttaattaattttatgatatCATTGATGTAAAACTTCAATGGTATCATAGTCCTCCCATGAGGGTCTTGAGTCTGGGAGACCCAGGTTCGAATCCTGCAAGTACAAGATTACTCTTATTAATTATCATGTCGTTTGACGGATTAATATGAAGTTTT
The sequence above is drawn from the Erigeron canadensis isolate Cc75 chromosome 4, C_canadensis_v1, whole genome shotgun sequence genome and encodes:
- the LOC122598559 gene encoding protein EI24 homolog, translating into MENMGPLISSYRTKLKQTSMLWILGFREACCLHRVVIYCLRSKQLMIRTGQCFLLNGFIFLGSIFILRSVVIPALHWILPSTTVEGYEETCSSEMPIRLYALLRLGLLQLIYALWFYPLYIFSFILSTIWYNDIAQFGLMVTGKNGPKNSTLSSQKEPSTSQKATNVDKPTDLGRVMIGIAEQGYSVLLLSFFFLEVYLTGFVPYVGKLLNFVLLSWMYAYYCFEYKWNFSGLSLDKRLDFFETNWAFFAGFGSPCVLAIFFFSPLVSYGVMAVLFPLFVLTAAGSDAESVVNSQKENWGGEELGKLPIFFVADKLLMRILSLLPMESHAQTSEKKSL
- the LOC122595409 gene encoding probable mediator of RNA polymerase II transcription subunit 26b; translated protein: MEEYLGNANNVDIFEFIKKAITVAATDYPDEFRNNKDKIIETLYSCNKNTQEDDSQKQSIPKASKTACDLPKAKRPTIRIVYRQGVAEVFRIKEVLEGESESVAIICDLLTKLRYMGLSVNTLEVTGIGKTVSVLRKHASKEVGQVASRLLKEWKDMVEEWLKNNNDASCVVHQTLSDEENKAAKGQVIIDQEKISKDMYSKELLIQDKIKRLEQPMEKQNRTITQRANNQTVDVVVKKVVLPAVLKPVVNMVAKTQSGIASHSIKSTESLVIPHHQQSKQIIDAAARMPKRIEKTTEEKLEAVKRKLHQAYEDAENMKKRRTQMLAFHQLPKKGLLPEKTLHIKPRGHQLRRPGNNAIRSVVQAY